A genomic stretch from Chryseobacterium sp. SNU WT5 includes:
- a CDS encoding low molecular weight phosphatase family protein — translation MSITKSTMFSEIEQVIKALNPKTISTERKAILQPLMDFIQSKVSSHQEIRINFICTHNSRRSHLSQVWAQTLAYHFNIKNVFCYSGGTEATALFPMVAETLQNSGFQIKTISKNENPVYNIKYADNQHPIIGFSKRLDDDFNPKSEFVAIMTCDSANEACPFVSGAEKRIPITFEDPKVFDNTPQQAEKYKERSLQIATELFYIFSQIKAY, via the coding sequence ATGTCAATAACAAAATCAACAATGTTTTCAGAAATTGAACAAGTAATCAAGGCCTTAAATCCTAAAACAATTTCAACTGAACGTAAAGCAATTTTACAGCCGTTAATGGATTTTATTCAGTCTAAAGTTTCAAGCCATCAAGAAATTAGAATCAACTTTATCTGTACTCACAATTCACGAAGAAGTCATTTATCACAGGTTTGGGCACAAACTTTGGCTTATCATTTCAATATCAAAAATGTGTTTTGTTATTCTGGCGGTACAGAGGCTACAGCACTTTTCCCAATGGTTGCAGAAACTTTGCAAAATTCGGGTTTTCAAATTAAAACTATTTCAAAAAACGAGAACCCTGTTTATAACATTAAATATGCGGACAACCAGCATCCAATAATCGGATTTTCAAAAAGATTGGATGACGATTTCAACCCAAAATCCGAATTTGTTGCGATTATGACTTGCGATTCAGCAAATGAAGCGTGTCCATTTGTTTCAGGTGCTGAAAAACGCATTCCGATAACCTTTGAAGACCCAAAAGTTTTTGACAATACACCACAACAAGCAGAAAAGTATAAAGAAAGAAGTCTGCAAATTGCAACCGAACTATTTTACATTTTCTCTCAGATAAAAGCTTATTAA
- a CDS encoding SRPBCC domain-containing protein: protein MKYLTTIILITFLKVTAMAKEIKTEILINATPEKVWAILTNFENYPNWNPFIKSIKGEVKVGNKITARIEPPEAEGMTFKPKVLTYEINKELKWRGHLLFAGLFDGEHKFELIDNGNGTTTFIQSEKFKGILVPLFKKQLDNNTKKGFEEMNKKLKEIAEQK from the coding sequence ATGAAATACTTAACAACAATTATTTTAATCACATTTTTAAAAGTAACAGCAATGGCAAAAGAAATCAAAACAGAAATTCTAATTAATGCAACACCTGAAAAAGTTTGGGCAATTCTTACAAACTTTGAAAATTATCCGAATTGGAACCCATTTATAAAATCAATAAAAGGAGAAGTGAAAGTTGGAAATAAAATCACGGCAAGAATTGAACCACCAGAAGCAGAAGGAATGACTTTTAAACCAAAAGTTTTGACCTATGAAATTAACAAAGAATTAAAATGGCGTGGACATTTATTGTTTGCGGGACTTTTTGACGGTGAACATAAATTTGAACTTATCGACAACGGAAATGGTACAACAACATTTATACAAAGTGAAAAATTTAAAGGAATTCTTGTTCCACTTTTCAAAAAACAACTTGACAACAATACAAAAAAAGGATTTGAAGAAATGAATAAAAAATTGAAAGAAATAGCTGAACAGAAATAA
- a CDS encoding Crp/Fnr family transcriptional regulator translates to MYSLLKFKEIKKNDFVLRENDTCKFIGLLEEGSMRTFYVNENGEDVSFLFHFNQQIEDIVFTDYEGFLLGTKSKLNIQALENSKVYFIDKDDWNNLFNKNAFWLYFSKKMTEKVYLSAKKRVEDLLYYSPENRYLKLLKENPQIFQKIPQKYIASYLGITPQSLSRIRNRIN, encoded by the coding sequence TTGTATTCATTATTAAAATTTAAGGAAATAAAGAAAAATGATTTTGTGTTAAGGGAAAACGATACGTGTAAATTTATAGGATTATTGGAAGAAGGCTCAATGAGGACATTTTATGTAAATGAAAATGGAGAAGATGTGAGTTTCCTGTTTCATTTTAATCAACAAATTGAAGATATTGTTTTTACAGATTATGAGGGTTTTCTATTGGGTACAAAATCAAAACTAAATATTCAAGCACTTGAAAATTCTAAAGTGTATTTCATTGATAAGGATGATTGGAATAACTTATTTAATAAAAACGCATTTTGGCTGTATTTTTCAAAAAAGATGACTGAAAAAGTCTATTTGTCTGCTAAAAAAAGAGTAGAGGATTTACTTTATTATTCTCCCGAAAATAGATATTTAAAACTTTTAAAAGAAAATCCTCAAATATTCCAAAAGATACCACAAAAGTATATAGCAAGCTATCTGGGAATCACTCCCCAGTCATTAAGTAGAATTCGAAACCGAATTAATTAA
- the ltrA gene encoding group II intron reverse transcriptase/maturase encodes MIERVLHPRNMQRALQQVIANKGSAGVDGMNVQELSDYLRKEKTRLYSSIKERCYLPQPILGVEIPKGNGKTRLLGIPTVTDRVLQQAVSQVLMPHYEKEFSVHSYGFRPNKNARQAVGKALEHIHEGYPFIVDIDLKTFFDEVDHCILLNLLYRKVKCPVTMRLIRKWLRAPILINGQLQKRRKGVPQGSPLSPLLSNILLNELDKELTKRKLRFVRYADDFSIYTQYKSHATATLKAIEKYLKTKLKLTINGEKSGVRKPVQFELLGFGFESTYKKGDKGKYQLVVGKKAWTRLKERLKSLTRKTAPISFDERIQKINEVQRGWLNYFRGTSIKGKLLSFDGWLRNRLRYCIWHDWKKPERKRKNLIRLGIDQSLAYAYSRTRKGGWAVAQSPILGTTITISRLKKRAYIAMLELHLSLNPSRYEPPYTRPVRTVV; translated from the coding sequence ATGATTGAAAGAGTATTACATCCTCGTAACATGCAACGAGCCTTACAGCAAGTAATTGCGAATAAAGGCAGTGCTGGCGTGGACGGAATGAACGTGCAAGAACTATCTGATTATCTTCGGAAAGAGAAAACACGACTTTATTCTTCCATAAAAGAGAGGTGTTATCTTCCTCAACCCATTCTTGGAGTAGAGATTCCTAAAGGAAATGGTAAAACCCGACTTTTAGGAATACCAACAGTAACCGATAGAGTGTTACAACAAGCGGTATCACAAGTTTTGATGCCACATTACGAGAAGGAATTTAGTGTTCACAGTTATGGATTCAGACCCAACAAAAACGCCCGCCAAGCAGTTGGTAAAGCGTTGGAGCATATCCATGAAGGTTATCCATTTATTGTAGACATTGATCTAAAGACCTTCTTTGATGAAGTAGACCACTGCATTCTTCTGAACTTACTTTATCGAAAGGTAAAATGTCCAGTAACCATGCGCTTAATCCGCAAATGGTTACGAGCCCCAATTCTAATCAATGGTCAATTACAGAAACGAAGAAAAGGAGTTCCGCAAGGTTCGCCTTTAAGTCCGTTATTGTCGAATATCCTGCTCAATGAGTTGGATAAAGAATTGACAAAACGTAAACTTCGATTTGTGCGCTACGCAGATGATTTTAGTATTTATACCCAGTATAAAAGCCACGCAACTGCAACGCTAAAAGCCATAGAGAAGTACTTGAAAACGAAACTCAAACTCACTATTAATGGTGAGAAAAGTGGAGTTAGAAAGCCAGTACAATTTGAACTACTGGGATTCGGATTCGAATCTACATATAAGAAAGGGGACAAGGGAAAATACCAATTGGTAGTAGGTAAGAAAGCGTGGACACGATTGAAAGAGCGACTAAAATCCCTCACCCGAAAAACCGCTCCGATAAGTTTTGATGAGCGTATCCAAAAGATTAACGAAGTTCAGCGTGGATGGTTAAACTATTTTCGAGGAACAAGTATCAAAGGAAAACTCCTCAGCTTTGACGGATGGCTGAGAAACCGACTGCGGTATTGCATTTGGCATGATTGGAAGAAGCCCGAACGGAAGAGGAAAAACCTCATTCGATTAGGAATCGACCAAAGCCTTGCGTATGCATATAGCCGAACTCGGAAAGGAGGATGGGCAGTCGCACAAAGTCCTATTTTAGGAACAACAATCACTATTTCAAGGCTAAAGAAACGTGCATACATCGCCATGTTAGAACTTCATCTATCACTTAACCCATCAAGATACGAACCGCCGTATACGAGACCCGTACGTACGGTGGTGTGA
- a CDS encoding DUF6428 family protein, with product MKLSEIKNKLNKLDKIAFQLPNGELVPNHFHVTEVGKVTKHFIDCGGTVRNEKVVNFQLWNANDYDHRLHPEKLLSIIELSERILGIEDLDIEVEYQGNTIGKFGLDFDGKNFLLTNKQTDCLAKDKCDIPSEKPKVKLSEFNNGSSCTPGSGCC from the coding sequence ATGAAGTTATCAGAAATTAAAAACAAATTGAATAAACTGGATAAGATCGCTTTCCAATTACCAAATGGGGAATTAGTACCCAACCACTTTCACGTAACAGAAGTTGGAAAAGTTACAAAACACTTCATTGATTGTGGCGGAACTGTGAGAAACGAGAAGGTAGTGAACTTCCAACTTTGGAACGCCAATGACTATGATCACAGATTGCATCCAGAAAAACTATTAAGCATCATTGAATTATCCGAACGCATTTTAGGAATTGAAGATTTAGATATCGAAGTGGAATATCAAGGTAATACGATTGGGAAATTCGGACTTGATTTTGACGGTAAAAACTTTTTGTTGACTAATAAACAAACCGATTGTTTGGCGAAAGATAAATGCGACATACCAAGTGAAAAACCAAAAGTTAAATTATCTGAATTTAATAATGGATCTTCTTGTACACCAGGCAGTGGCTGTTGCTAA
- a CDS encoding Crp/Fnr family transcriptional regulator — protein sequence MTELEQYIKSYFGVVNTDDLKTIVSLFKLTTIKKNDFLLKNGKRCDKLSFVQSGLLRMFITTDDKEITQWISTKGYFSTDLSSFVFETPSRLSIQALVDTEVFTISKEDYKLISELVPKWHELEKLFIVRCFIILEERIFSHLSMTAAERYEYFFENNRELFNQVPLQYIASMIGMTPETFSRIRKRQLL from the coding sequence ATGACAGAACTTGAACAATACATAAAATCATACTTTGGAGTAGTCAATACTGACGACTTGAAAACAATAGTTTCATTATTCAAATTGACAACTATTAAAAAGAATGATTTTTTATTAAAAAATGGAAAACGTTGCGACAAATTAAGTTTTGTTCAATCAGGACTTTTAAGAATGTTTATCACAACAGATGACAAAGAAATAACACAATGGATTTCGACAAAGGGTTATTTTTCGACAGATTTATCAAGTTTTGTATTTGAGACACCTTCTCGTTTATCAATCCAGGCATTAGTTGACACTGAAGTTTTTACTATTTCAAAGGAAGATTATAAATTAATTAGCGAATTAGTTCCAAAATGGCACGAATTGGAAAAATTATTTATTGTACGTTGCTTTATAATTTTAGAAGAAAGAATTTTTAGTCATTTATCGATGACAGCGGCAGAAAGATATGAATACTTCTTTGAAAATAACCGAGAACTTTTTAACCAAGTTCCTTTGCAATACATTGCTTCAATGATTGGAATGACACCCGAAACATTCAGTAGAATTAGGAAAAGGCAACTATTATAA
- a CDS encoding FAD-dependent monooxygenase, with product MTETINIIGAGIGGLTTALIAKQRGINVNIFESSTEIKPVGAGIILANNAMQVFQKLGLQEKIEKVGNRISYIKITDEQLKNISVSELSEFEKKYGVHNIAIHRGELQKILVDEIGYDHIYLSKRLTQIEKTEFLKLTFEDHSTFVGKVVIGADGIKSVVRNQLFAESSLRNADQICWRGICEIDLPQKYHNELNEAWGKGKRFGFVKISDRKVYWYALANSKNVKVNDISLTKFYDEFHIDILNIISATQKEQIIVSDIFDLKPIDKWQKDNVCLIGDAAHATTPNLGQGACQAIEDAYVLGKLLDKGLSIEKAISEYESLRRKKAHMIVNTSWTFGKIAHIENNFGVWLRNLTIRNMPKSVNKKQLNAIFNLNQI from the coding sequence ATGACAGAAACAATAAACATAATTGGAGCAGGAATTGGAGGTTTAACAACCGCTTTGATAGCAAAACAAAGAGGAATAAATGTGAATATTTTTGAAAGCTCGACAGAAATAAAACCAGTTGGTGCGGGAATTATTTTGGCAAATAATGCAATGCAAGTTTTTCAAAAATTAGGACTTCAAGAAAAAATTGAAAAAGTGGGAAATAGGATTTCCTATATAAAAATTACTGATGAACAACTTAAAAATATTTCAGTATCTGAGTTATCTGAATTCGAAAAAAAGTATGGTGTTCATAATATTGCTATTCATAGAGGAGAATTACAAAAAATTTTAGTTGACGAAATTGGCTATGACCATATATATCTTTCCAAACGATTAACTCAAATTGAGAAGACTGAATTTTTGAAGCTAACTTTTGAAGACCATTCTACTTTTGTAGGTAAAGTTGTGATTGGTGCAGACGGCATAAAGTCTGTAGTTAGAAATCAATTATTTGCAGAAAGCTCATTACGAAATGCAGACCAAATATGTTGGAGAGGCATTTGTGAAATTGATTTACCTCAAAAATATCATAACGAATTGAATGAAGCCTGGGGAAAAGGTAAACGCTTTGGATTTGTAAAAATCAGTGATAGAAAAGTATATTGGTATGCCTTGGCAAACTCAAAAAATGTAAAAGTAAACGATATAAGCTTGACAAAATTTTATGACGAATTTCATATTGATATTTTAAATATTATTTCGGCTACTCAAAAAGAACAAATAATTGTAAGCGACATTTTTGACTTAAAGCCTATTGATAAATGGCAAAAAGATAATGTTTGTTTAATTGGAGATGCGGCTCACGCTACCACACCAAATTTAGGGCAAGGGGCTTGTCAAGCCATTGAAGATGCTTATGTGTTGGGAAAACTTCTTGATAAAGGTCTAAGCATAGAAAAAGCTATTTCAGAATATGAAAGCCTAAGACGAAAAAAGGCACATATGATTGTAAACACAAGTTGGACATTCGGAAAAATTGCACACATAGAAAATAATTTTGGAGTTTGGTTGCGTAATTTGACAATTAGGAATATGCCTAAATCAGTAAACAAAAAACAACTAAATGCAATCTTTAATCTAAACCAAATATGA
- a CDS encoding OsmC family protein, with the protein MEYQIKAASISNKNAAIQIKQNDIAFGTTSKSAETLPNPAELFLGAFAACMLKNIERFSAMMKFTYSKAIVNVSAKRTEKPLKMDNIDYRLTIYSSDENLNIPLLKKNIEKFGTIYNTVKLSCNINGVIEQQKDILNN; encoded by the coding sequence ATGGAATACCAAATTAAGGCCGCATCCATTTCAAATAAAAACGCTGCTATACAAATAAAGCAAAATGATATAGCTTTTGGAACAACTTCAAAATCTGCTGAAACTTTACCTAATCCTGCCGAGCTTTTTTTAGGAGCTTTTGCTGCGTGTATGCTAAAAAATATTGAGCGATTTTCTGCTATGATGAAGTTTACTTATTCAAAAGCCATAGTAAATGTGTCAGCCAAACGAACGGAAAAACCTTTGAAAATGGATAACATAGATTATAGACTAACTATTTACAGTTCTGATGAAAATTTAAATATCCCATTGCTAAAAAAGAATATTGAAAAATTTGGCACAATCTACAATACGGTAAAGTTATCGTGCAATATAAACGGAGTAATTGAGCAGCAAAAAGACATTTTAAATAATTGA
- a CDS encoding ArsR/SmtB family transcription factor, translated as MYTDQQKEIALFAKVFSHPARVAILQQLFKIDACYCGDLSEEIGLAQPTISQHLKELRNLGLIKGTVEGVKVCYCIDSENWTKMKMLMHQFLDQDIPKADCC; from the coding sequence ATGTACACAGATCAGCAAAAAGAAATCGCTTTATTCGCTAAGGTTTTCAGCCATCCTGCTAGAGTCGCTATTTTACAGCAGTTGTTTAAAATTGATGCTTGCTATTGCGGAGATTTATCCGAAGAAATTGGTCTTGCTCAACCTACTATATCCCAACATTTAAAAGAATTAAGGAATTTAGGCCTTATTAAAGGAACAGTCGAAGGTGTCAAAGTCTGCTATTGTATAGACAGTGAAAACTGGACTAAAATGAAAATGTTAATGCATCAATTTTTAGATCAGGACATTCCTAAAGCAGATTGTTGCTAA
- a CDS encoding DUF3995 domain-containing protein, with amino-acid sequence MTTIIAITLILIFLFISSIHFYWVFGGKWGSDAVLPTKEDNNTKTLNPTIIATLIVAFGLLGFGLFIFVMSGLITFDTPQWLSKYGLWIIAGIFTLRAIGDFNYVGFFKRIKQTKFSKNDTKYFSPLCLIIGILTIILELTK; translated from the coding sequence ATGACAACAATAATTGCCATTACATTAATTTTAATTTTCTTGTTTATCTCTTCCATTCACTTTTATTGGGTATTTGGAGGAAAATGGGGAAGCGATGCTGTATTGCCAACAAAAGAAGATAACAATACAAAGACATTAAATCCCACTATTATAGCAACATTAATTGTTGCGTTTGGCTTATTGGGTTTTGGACTTTTTATTTTCGTAATGTCGGGACTGATAACTTTTGACACTCCTCAATGGCTTTCTAAATATGGACTTTGGATAATTGCAGGTATTTTTACTTTGAGAGCAATTGGAGATTTTAATTATGTTGGTTTTTTCAAGAGAATAAAACAAACAAAATTTAGCAAAAATGACACGAAATATTTTTCACCATTATGCTTGATAATTGGAATATTGACAATAATTTTAGAACTGACAAAATAA
- a CDS encoding abortive infection family protein produces MNEQIEKCQQKIASDDFNGAITNARTLCEAILIHIIETIDNGHIKNDGNLINLWSKAKKVLKLDLKKAEIPDFVFQILSGLDTTINGLAGLSNNAGDRHANKFNTKRHHAKLAVNSTMTLCDFLIDVLNERKKNKLNN; encoded by the coding sequence GTGAATGAACAAATTGAAAAATGTCAACAAAAAATTGCGTCGGATGACTTCAATGGTGCAATTACTAATGCAAGAACTTTATGTGAAGCAATTCTGATTCATATAATTGAAACAATTGATAACGGTCATATTAAAAACGACGGAAATCTTATCAATCTATGGTCAAAAGCAAAAAAAGTGTTAAAACTTGATCTAAAAAAAGCCGAAATACCAGATTTTGTATTTCAAATTTTATCAGGACTTGACACAACAATAAATGGACTTGCAGGATTAAGTAATAATGCAGGTGACAGACACGCAAATAAATTTAACACTAAACGACATCACGCTAAACTTGCAGTAAACTCAACAATGACATTATGCGACTTTTTAATCGACGTATTAAATGAGAGAAAGAAAAACAAGCTAAATAACTAA